A single Macaca mulatta isolate MMU2019108-1 chromosome 11, T2T-MMU8v2.0, whole genome shotgun sequence DNA region contains:
- the PCED1B gene encoding PC-esterase domain-containing protein 1B isoform X1: MILLRASEVRQLLHNKFVVILGDSVHRAVYKDLVLLLQKDCLLTPQQLKAKGELNFEQDELVDGGQRGHMHNGCNYREVREFRSDHHLVRFYFLTRVYSDYLKTILKELQSGEHAPDLVIMNSCLWDISRYGSNSWWSYLENLENLFRCLGQVLPESCLLVWNTAMPVGEEVNASFLPPELRQQKATFLKNRVVEANFYSATEARKYNFDVLDLHFYFRHARENLHFDGVHWNGRVHRCLSQLLLAHVADAWGVELPQRHPVGKWIKKKKPGPRVEGPPQGNRNHPALPLSPPLPSPTYCPLLGFPPQQLPLLPLLPPQPPPPIPLHQGMPRFPQGPPDACFSSDHTFQSDQFYCHSDVPSSAHTGFFFQDNFAIGPQLPMPFFPTPRYQRPAPVVHRGFGRYRPRGPYVPWGQQPRPSKRRALANPEPRPQ; encoded by the coding sequence ATgatcctcctgagggcctccgaAGTGCGGCAGCTGCTCCACAATAAGTTCGTGGTCATCCTGGGGGACTCTGTGCATAGGGCGGTATACAAGGACCTGGTACTTCTGCTGCAGAAGGACTGCCTGCTCACTCCCCAGCAGCTCAAAGCAAAGGGGGAGCTGAACTTCGAACAAGATGAGCTGGTGGACGGAGGCCAGCGGGGCCACATGCACAACGGCTGTAACTACCGTGAGGTCCGCGAGTTCCGCTCCGACCACCATCTGGTGCGTTTTTACTTCCTCACCCGCGTGTACTCCGACTACCTCAAGACCATCTTGAAAGAGCTGCAGTCGGGCGAGCATGCCCCCGACCTGGTCATCATGAATTCCTGCCTCTGGGACATCTCCAGGTATGGTTCGAACTCCTGGTGGAGCTACCTGGAGAACCTGGAGAACCTGTTCCGGTGCCTGGGCCAGGTGCTGCCGGAGTCTTGCCTCCTGGTGTGGAACACGGCCATGCCTGTGGGCGAGGAAGTCAACGCGAGTTTTCTTCCGCCCGAGCTCCGGCAGCAGAAGGCCACCTTCCTGAAAAACAGAGTGGTCGAAGCCAACTTCTATAGCGCCACCGAGGCACGTAAATATAACTTCGATGTACTGGACTTGCATTTTTACTTCCGCCACGCGAGGGAGAACCTGCACTTCGACGGGGTGCACTGGAATGGACGCGTGCACCGCTGCCTCTCCCAGCTGCTGCTGGCCCATGTGGCTGACGCCTGGGGTGTGGAGTTGCCCCAGCGCCATCCTGTGGGAAAGTGGATCAAGAAGAAAAAACCTGGCCCGAGAGTTGAAGGGCCGCCCCAGGGCAACAGAAATCACCCGGCCTTACCTCTGTCCCCACCCTTACCTTCCCCCACATACTGCCCCCTGCTTGGGTTCCCACCCCAGCAATTGCCGCTGCTCCCGCTCCTGCCcccacagcctcctcctcccattCCCCTTCACCAGGGAATGCCCCGGTTCCCACAGGGTCCCCCAGATGCCTGTTTCTCATCAGACCATACTTTCCAGTCAGATCAATTCTATTGCCATTCAGATGTCCCCTCATCAGCCCATACAGGTTTCTTCTTCCAAGACAACTTTGCGATTGGTCCCCAGCTGCCTATGCCCTTCTTCCCCACACCCCGTTATCAGCGGCCTGCCCCTGTGGTCCATAGGGGTTTTGGCAGGTATCGTCCCCGTGGCCCCTATGTGCCCTGGGGACAGCAGCCTCGACCTTCAAAGAGAAGGGCCCTAGCCAACCCCGAGCCAAGGCCTCAATAG
- the PCED1B gene encoding PC-esterase domain-containing protein 1B (The RefSeq protein has 2 substitutions compared to this genomic sequence), which yields MILLRASEVRQLLHNKFVVILGDSVHRAVYKDLVLLLQKDCLLTPQQLKAKGELNFEQDELVDGGQRGHMHNGCNYREVREFRSDHHLVRFYFLTRVYSDYLQTILKELQSGEHAPDLVIMNSCLWDISRYGSNSWWSYLENLENLFRCLGQVLPESCLLVWNTAMPVGEEVNASFLPPELRQQKATFLKNRVVEANFYSATEARKYNFDVLDLHFYFRHARENLHFDGVHWNGRVHRCLSQLLLAHVADAWGVELPQRHPVGKWIKKKKPGPRVEGPPQGNRNHPALPLSPPLPSPTYCPLLGFPPQQLPLLPLLPPQPPPPIPLHQGMPRFPQGPPDACFSSDHTFQSDQFYCHSDVPSSAHTGFFFQDNFAIGPQLPMPFFPTPRYQRPAPVVHRGFGRYRPRGPYVPWGQQPRPSKRRALANPQPRPQ from the coding sequence ATgatcctcctgagggcctccgaAGTGCGGCAGCTGCTCCACAATAAGTTCGTGGTCATCCTGGGGGACTCTGTGCATAGGGCGGTATACAAGGACCTGGTACTTCTGCTGCAGAAGGACTGCCTGCTCACTCCCCAGCAGCTCAAAGCAAAGGGGGAGCTGAACTTCGAACAAGATGAGCTGGTGGACGGAGGCCAGCGGGGCCACATGCACAACGGCTGTAACTACCGTGAGGTCCGCGAGTTCCGCTCCGACCACCATCTGGTGCGTTTTTACTTCCTCACCCGCGTGTACTCCGACTACCTCAAGACCATCTTGAAAGAGCTGCAGTCGGGCGAGCATGCCCCCGACCTGGTCATCATGAATTCCTGCCTCTGGGACATCTCCAGGTATGGTTCGAACTCCTGGTGGAGCTACCTGGAGAACCTGGAGAACCTGTTCCGGTGCCTGGGCCAGGTGCTGCCGGAGTCTTGCCTCCTGGTGTGGAACACGGCCATGCCTGTGGGCGAGGAAGTCAACGCGAGTTTTCTTCCGCCCGAGCTCCGGCAGCAGAAGGCCACCTTCCTGAAAAACAGAGTGGTCGAAGCCAACTTCTATAGCGCCACCGAGGCACGTAAATATAACTTCGATGTACTGGACTTGCATTTTTACTTCCGCCACGCGAGGGAGAACCTGCACTTCGACGGGGTGCACTGGAATGGACGCGTGCACCGCTGCCTCTCCCAGCTGCTGCTGGCCCATGTGGCTGACGCCTGGGGTGTGGAGTTGCCCCAGCGCCATCCTGTGGGAAAGTGGATCAAGAAGAAAAAACCTGGCCCGAGAGTTGAAGGGCCGCCCCAGGGCAACAGAAATCACCCGGCCTTACCTCTGTCCCCACCCTTACCTTCCCCCACATACTGCCCCCTGCTTGGGTTCCCACCCCAGCAATTGCCGCTGCTCCCGCTCCTGCCcccacagcctcctcctcccattCCCCTTCACCAGGGAATGCCCCGGTTCCCACAGGGTCCCCCAGATGCCTGTTTCTCATCAGACCATACTTTCCAGTCAGATCAATTCTATTGCCATTCAGATGTCCCCTCATCAGCCCATACAGGTTTCTTCTTCCAAGACAACTTTGCGATTGGTCCCCAGCTGCCTATGCCCTTCTTCCCCACACCCCGTTATCAGCGGCCTGCCCCTGTGGTCCATAGGGGTTTTGGCAGGTATCGTCCCCGTGGCCCCTATGTGCCCTGGGGACAGCAGCCTCGACCTTCAAAGAGAAGGGCCCTAGCCAACCCCGAGCCAAGGCCTCAATAG